From the genome of Nocardia sp. NBC_01503, one region includes:
- a CDS encoding TetR/AcrR family transcriptional regulator → MERPHTGRRRNEAAHQAILDATLELLAKSEGATVNIDAIARTAGVGKQTVYRWWPSKGALLLDALTNRSEQDVPTVDTGSLRADLLLLIESTFAGAQRKPTAPALRTVVREAAWDDHLAELMRKFTLDRRAVAREILARGQERGELRADANLDLMLDQFYGLFWYRFLIGHAPLDRETAEELTDALLAQ, encoded by the coding sequence ATGGAACGCCCACATACCGGGCGGCGGCGCAATGAGGCGGCGCACCAGGCGATTCTGGACGCCACCCTGGAGCTACTCGCGAAATCCGAAGGGGCGACGGTGAATATCGACGCCATCGCGCGGACGGCCGGGGTCGGTAAGCAGACCGTCTATCGGTGGTGGCCATCGAAGGGGGCGCTGTTGCTGGACGCGCTTACCAATCGGTCCGAACAGGACGTGCCCACCGTGGACACCGGGTCGCTGCGCGCGGATCTATTGCTCCTGATCGAGTCCACATTCGCTGGGGCGCAACGCAAACCGACCGCGCCCGCGCTGCGGACGGTGGTACGGGAAGCAGCATGGGACGATCACCTCGCCGAGCTCATGCGGAAATTCACCCTGGACCGGCGGGCGGTAGCGCGAGAGATTCTCGCGCGCGGGCAGGAACGCGGAGAACTGCGCGCGGACGCGAACCTGGATCTCATGCTCGATCAGTTCTACGGGCTGTTCTGGTATCGATTCCTGATCGGGCACGCGCCTCTGGATCGCGAGACCGCCGAGGAATTGACCGACGCGCTACTGGCACAGTAA
- a CDS encoding catalase: MTKPTTTNTGTPVVSDNESLTAGTQGPILLHDHYLIEKLAQFNRERVPERIVHAKGAGAFGELVVTGDVSRFTKAKLFQPGARTESLVRFSTVAGEQGSPDTWRDPRGFAVKFYTPDGNYDLVGNNTPVFFIKDPIKFPDFIRSQKRLPGNGLRDHNMQWDFWTLRPETAHQVTWLMGDRGIPKSYRHMNGYGSHTYQWINAAGARFWVKYHFKTDQGVQSLTQAEADTLAGTDPDFHRQDLWESIERGEFPSWTLHVQVMPVADADGYRFNPFDLTKVWSHKDYPLIEVGKWTLNRNPGNYFVEIEQAAFEPSNVVPGIGFSPDKMLLGRVFAYADAHRYRIGTNYAQLPPNQAKAAEVNSYSKEGAMRYGYNEPNVPVYAPNSYGGPHADPERAPDGGIWDFEPTMVHAGYVEHAEDGDFTQPGTLVREVLDDGERDRLVSNVVGHVLGGVREPVLSRVFEYWKSVDSELGKRIEEGVRAGLNG, from the coding sequence ATGACCAAGCCGACAACCACCAATACCGGCACTCCGGTGGTCAGCGACAACGAATCGCTCACCGCCGGAACCCAGGGTCCGATCCTGCTGCACGACCACTATCTGATCGAGAAGCTGGCTCAGTTCAATCGCGAGCGGGTACCCGAGCGCATCGTGCACGCCAAGGGCGCGGGCGCGTTCGGCGAATTGGTGGTGACCGGCGATGTCAGCCGCTTCACCAAGGCCAAGCTGTTCCAGCCCGGTGCCCGCACCGAATCGCTGGTCCGCTTCTCCACCGTCGCGGGTGAGCAGGGCTCCCCGGACACCTGGCGTGATCCGCGCGGTTTCGCGGTGAAGTTCTACACCCCGGACGGCAACTACGATCTGGTGGGCAATAACACCCCGGTCTTCTTCATCAAGGATCCGATCAAGTTCCCGGACTTCATCCGATCGCAGAAACGCCTGCCCGGCAACGGACTTCGCGATCACAATATGCAGTGGGACTTCTGGACCCTGCGCCCGGAGACCGCACACCAGGTGACCTGGCTGATGGGCGATCGCGGTATCCCCAAGTCCTACCGGCATATGAACGGTTACGGCTCGCACACCTACCAGTGGATCAATGCCGCCGGTGCGCGTTTCTGGGTGAAGTACCACTTCAAGACCGATCAGGGCGTGCAGTCGCTGACCCAGGCCGAGGCCGACACCCTCGCGGGCACCGATCCCGATTTCCACCGCCAGGATCTGTGGGAGTCCATCGAGCGCGGCGAATTCCCCAGCTGGACACTGCATGTGCAGGTCATGCCGGTCGCCGACGCCGACGGCTACCGCTTCAACCCGTTCGATCTGACCAAGGTGTGGTCGCATAAGGACTACCCGCTGATCGAGGTCGGCAAGTGGACGCTGAACCGCAATCCGGGCAACTACTTCGTCGAGATCGAACAGGCCGCCTTCGAGCCTTCGAATGTCGTTCCGGGCATTGGCTTCTCGCCGGACAAGATGCTGCTCGGCCGTGTCTTCGCCTATGCGGACGCGCACCGCTACCGCATCGGCACCAACTACGCGCAGCTGCCGCCGAATCAGGCCAAGGCCGCCGAGGTGAACTCCTACTCCAAGGAGGGCGCCATGCGATACGGCTACAACGAGCCGAATGTGCCGGTGTACGCGCCGAATTCGTACGGGGGCCCGCATGCCGATCCGGAGCGGGCACCGGACGGTGGCATCTGGGACTTCGAGCCGACCATGGTGCACGCCGGATATGTCGAGCACGCCGAGGACGGCGACTTCACCCAGCCGGGCACCCTGGTGCGTGAGGTGCTCGACGACGGCGAGCGCGATCGCCTGGTGAGCAATGTCGTCGGCCATGTGCTCGGCGGTGTGCGGGAGCCGGTGCTGAGCCGGGTATTCGAATACTGGAAGAGCGTCGACTCGGAGCTCGGCAAGCGCATCGAGGAAGGCGTGCGCGCCGGGCTCAACGGCTAG
- a CDS encoding MFS transporter — MTAKDIAAAVTSPVAQRNPKRWLILIVLCLSSLVLVIDNMVLNVAIPQLSTDLGATTQDIQWVLDSYILVFAGLLLTSGSLSDRFGRRLVMVIGLALFGAASLLAAYASTPEMLIAARVVMGIGGALIMPSTLSILITVFDEQERPKAIAAWSAVAMIGMVGGPVMGGVLLNHFWWGSVFLLNVPIAIVAILAALALMPESKGPWTKPDLAGMVLSIVGTTALVWTIIEFPTKGFEGVWPSLILAVIGFSAFIIRELKAEHPMVPMHLFRNRVFTGSSFSLVLVVFANAGLLLVLTQYLQFVLGYSPIKTAVAFTPMALAALVCQGVGAALVSKWGVRTMTIGGLLVLAAGTGVLTTLTVDSGFWMPAVAMALVGGGAGLAMPAAIGALMGAVPPEQAGVGSALNDTIQQTGGALGVAVLGAILANSYTDGMPESAPDVVRENLAPAIASGDAAIVSAARDAFTSAMSTAFTAGAISVLAACVVAFFLMRGAKAAGAVESPVEELVEAS; from the coding sequence ATGACTGCGAAAGATATCGCCGCGGCGGTGACTTCACCTGTGGCGCAGCGCAATCCGAAGCGCTGGCTGATTCTGATCGTGCTCTGCCTGAGCTCGCTCGTGCTGGTGATCGACAATATGGTGCTCAATGTCGCGATCCCGCAGCTCTCCACCGATCTGGGCGCCACCACCCAGGACATCCAGTGGGTCCTCGATTCCTACATCCTGGTCTTCGCGGGCCTGCTACTCACCTCGGGCAGTCTCTCGGACCGCTTCGGCCGCAGGCTGGTCATGGTGATCGGCCTGGCCCTGTTCGGCGCCGCCTCACTGCTGGCCGCCTACGCCTCCACCCCCGAGATGCTGATCGCGGCCCGGGTGGTCATGGGTATCGGTGGCGCGCTCATCATGCCGAGCACGCTCTCCATCCTGATCACCGTCTTCGACGAGCAGGAACGCCCCAAGGCGATCGCCGCCTGGAGTGCGGTGGCCATGATCGGCATGGTCGGCGGCCCGGTCATGGGTGGCGTTCTGCTCAACCACTTCTGGTGGGGTTCGGTCTTCCTGCTGAATGTCCCGATCGCGATCGTCGCCATCCTGGCCGCGCTGGCGCTCATGCCGGAGTCGAAGGGCCCGTGGACCAAGCCGGATCTGGCGGGCATGGTGCTGTCCATCGTGGGCACCACCGCACTGGTGTGGACCATTATCGAATTCCCGACCAAGGGCTTCGAGGGTGTGTGGCCGTCGCTGATCTTGGCGGTAATCGGCTTCTCCGCCTTCATCATTCGTGAGCTGAAGGCCGAACACCCGATGGTCCCGATGCACCTGTTCCGCAATCGCGTCTTCACCGGTTCCAGCTTCTCCCTGGTGCTGGTCGTGTTCGCCAATGCCGGTCTGCTGCTGGTCCTGACCCAGTACCTGCAGTTCGTCCTGGGCTACTCGCCGATCAAGACCGCGGTGGCCTTCACTCCGATGGCCCTGGCCGCACTGGTCTGCCAGGGTGTCGGTGCCGCGCTGGTCAGCAAGTGGGGTGTGCGCACCATGACCATCGGCGGCCTGCTGGTGCTGGCGGCGGGCACCGGGGTGCTCACCACGCTCACGGTCGACTCCGGGTTCTGGATGCCCGCCGTGGCCATGGCCCTGGTCGGCGGCGGCGCCGGTCTGGCCATGCCCGCCGCGATCGGCGCTCTCATGGGTGCGGTGCCGCCGGAGCAGGCCGGTGTCGGCTCGGCGCTGAACGATACGATTCAGCAGACCGGTGGCGCCTTGGGCGTGGCGGTTCTCGGTGCGATCCTGGCGAATTCGTACACCGATGGCATGCCCGAGTCGGCTCCGGACGTGGTCCGCGAGAATCTCGCCCCGGCCATCGCCAGCGGTGACGCCGCGATCGTCTCGGCGGCGCGGGATGCGTTCACCAGCGCCATGTCCACCGCCTTCACCGCGGGTGCGATCAGCGTCCTGGCCGCGTGTGTGGTCGCCTTCTTCCTGATGCGAGGCGCGAAAGCGGCTGGCGCGGTGGAGAGTCCGGTCGAGGAACTGGTCGAGGCGAGCTAA
- a CDS encoding tetratricopeptide repeat protein: MDSRIEKARVLASLGRLVAAQEMLGEVLAGEPEDVVALADMANVVLRLRDYPRAVEYSAAALRGEPENTFAWRVRALAELGMARDVELGPEAVLEHRGRATAAAERAVKIDPENTDNLRILASTKRDKDPRGALKTLETALELDPDDVGVHLLRGFILRRNLKGANNTEQAELAFREALRLDPENAEALYELALIDLERGNRTAGQEQLRRVALLDPEYGPAVRDHLDWLAAEQDRLAQAAQAAETRRLANRYTAEPQPKFILEASGKSGSGRAYRWGIGVLVLIMIRMIAAGLSDDSSTPSYTPPPVPTWVRTPPATYYNPLPFPSLPPEFRRDWPTNLPRVTVRTEPPVAPPQPQLTVPPGVNPFP; encoded by the coding sequence ATGGATAGCCGGATCGAGAAGGCGCGGGTGCTGGCGAGTCTGGGACGCCTCGTCGCCGCCCAAGAGATGCTGGGTGAGGTCCTCGCGGGGGAGCCGGAAGATGTTGTGGCACTGGCGGATATGGCCAATGTGGTGCTGCGGCTGCGGGATTATCCACGGGCTGTGGAGTACAGCGCGGCGGCGCTGCGGGGCGAGCCGGAGAACACCTTCGCGTGGCGGGTGCGGGCACTGGCCGAGTTGGGGATGGCCCGGGATGTCGAGTTGGGTCCCGAGGCGGTGCTGGAGCATCGGGGGCGGGCGACAGCGGCCGCCGAGCGGGCGGTGAAGATCGATCCGGAGAACACCGACAATCTGCGAATCCTGGCCTCCACCAAGCGAGATAAGGATCCACGGGGCGCTCTGAAGACCCTGGAGACGGCGCTCGAACTCGATCCGGACGATGTCGGCGTGCACCTGCTCCGCGGTTTCATCCTGCGGCGAAACCTGAAGGGGGCGAACAACACCGAGCAGGCCGAGCTGGCCTTCCGGGAGGCGCTGCGGCTGGACCCGGAGAACGCCGAGGCCCTGTACGAACTGGCCCTGATCGATCTCGAGCGCGGCAATCGCACCGCGGGACAGGAACAATTGCGCCGTGTAGCCCTGCTCGACCCGGAGTACGGCCCCGCGGTCCGCGATCACCTGGACTGGCTCGCTGCCGAGCAGGACCGCCTGGCCCAGGCCGCGCAGGCCGCCGAGACCAGGCGACTGGCGAACCGCTACACCGCCGAACCGCAGCCGAAGTTCATCCTCGAAGCCTCGGGGAAATCCGGCAGCGGTCGGGCCTATCGGTGGGGGATCGGGGTCCTGGTGTTGATCATGATCCGCATGATCGCGGCGGGTCTCTCGGACGACTCCAGCACGCCCTCGTACACCCCGCCGCCGGTCCCGACCTGGGTGCGCACTCCACCGGCCACCTACTACAACCCGCTTCCGTTCCCGAGCCTCCCGCCGGAGTTTCGGCGCGACTGGCCCACGAATCTCCCCAGGGTGACGGTCCGCACCGAGCCCCCGGTTGCCCCGCCGCAACCGCAGCTCACGGTCCCGCCGGGGGTCAATCCATTCCCATAA
- a CDS encoding tetratricopeptide repeat protein yields the protein MDSRIERAGVLVQLGRSEAARELLAEVLAGEPENLPALALMADIEYRLGDYQRSLRYSGDALRSVPENASLWRSRAAAFWMLGRRAAAEPETARRYYADALANASRAVQIDAEDVASLRILAVTQAQADPDTALVTVGRALEIDAEDAALHSLHAAVLYSLKSRGAEFIERARAAYHESLRLEPNSAEALYHLGVIDFEHGNRRQAAERLHKAARIDPYYADSARHYIYRIRHEYRAAGVTLVYSDTGADSGHEPEPEPESEPVPESEPVPAPTPSGPTGEWNAEVLAELRRFDPERWRETTPEGFDAGVAVLRDLLAIDPRNAAAAHELALTDWLCGRRRAAIIRLRKVARWDPARADEVARHIALIESEAGRAEADRAEADRVERGIESEAARVRAQERARLRRTRSTGVSTRDLAAATRLHRPRRSRAGWLALLPVLLILRLMLSSGSEDSSGHQPSTVTPTRQVPPYNPATDPAFVSLLKSPPPAVPHG from the coding sequence ATGGATAGTCGTATCGAACGGGCCGGTGTGCTCGTTCAACTGGGGCGGTCGGAAGCCGCCCGGGAGTTGCTTGCGGAGGTGCTCGCCGGCGAGCCGGAGAATCTGCCGGCGCTGGCCTTGATGGCCGATATCGAATACCGGCTCGGTGACTACCAGCGATCGCTTCGATACAGCGGCGACGCGCTGCGGTCAGTACCCGAGAACGCGTCGCTGTGGCGCTCGCGAGCCGCGGCCTTCTGGATGCTTGGCCGCCGGGCCGCCGCCGAGCCGGAAACCGCGCGCCGGTACTACGCCGATGCCCTGGCGAATGCGTCGCGCGCCGTGCAGATCGATGCCGAGGACGTCGCCAGCCTGCGCATTCTCGCCGTGACGCAGGCCCAAGCCGATCCGGACACCGCCCTTGTGACGGTGGGGCGGGCCCTGGAAATCGATGCCGAGGACGCCGCCCTGCACTCTTTGCATGCCGCGGTGCTGTACAGCCTGAAATCGCGCGGCGCGGAATTCATCGAGCGAGCGCGGGCCGCCTACCACGAATCGCTCCGCCTGGAACCGAACAGCGCCGAAGCCCTCTACCACCTCGGCGTCATCGACTTCGAGCATGGGAATCGCCGACAAGCGGCCGAGCGGCTGCATAAGGCCGCACGGATCGATCCGTACTACGCGGACTCGGCGCGGCACTACATCTACCGGATCAGGCATGAGTACCGGGCCGCCGGAGTCACCCTGGTCTATTCCGATACCGGTGCGGATTCCGGCCACGAGCCCGAGCCCGAGCCCGAGTCCGAGCCGGTGCCTGAGTCCGAGCCGGTGCCCGCACCGACTCCGTCGGGACCCACTGGCGAATGGAATGCCGAGGTGCTGGCCGAACTGCGCCGGTTCGACCCAGAACGCTGGCGTGAGACCACCCCGGAGGGTTTCGACGCGGGGGTGGCGGTGTTGCGTGACCTACTCGCCATCGACCCCCGGAATGCCGCCGCCGCACACGAATTGGCGTTGACCGACTGGTTGTGCGGGCGGCGGCGGGCGGCGATCATTCGGTTGCGCAAGGTCGCGCGGTGGGATCCCGCGCGGGCGGATGAGGTGGCTCGGCATATCGCGTTGATCGAGTCCGAAGCCGGTCGGGCCGAAGCCGATCGGGCCGAGGCCGATCGGGTCGAGCGGGGGATCGAATCCGAGGCCGCCCGGGTGCGGGCGCAGGAGCGGGCACGGTTGCGCCGCACGCGATCCACGGGGGTGAGTACTCGTGACCTGGCCGCCGCGACCCGCCTGCACCGGCCGCGCCGCTCTCGGGCCGGATGGCTGGCGCTCCTCCCGGTGCTGCTCATCCTGCGGCTGATGCTGAGTAGTGGTTCGGAGGATTCGAGCGGCCACCAGCCGTCGACGGTGACCCCGACCAGGCAGGTGCCGCCCTACAACCCGGCGACCGACCCGGCATTCGTATCGCTGTTGAAGTCCCCGCCACCGGCCGTGCCGCATGGATAG
- a CDS encoding serine hydrolase domain-containing protein, translating into MVRMRGGLAGAVAVAILIFGSVIAHAQPEAVSQGEIRCAQPDGREFERAAPEQVGLDGQRLRDALNFAASRNRLNVQVFRHNCLIGEGSENAQSRHIPWNVWSVTKSIVSLLAGIAWDQGKLDIDAPIDRYLPPGVGDPEHRAITVRNLLTETSGLRIGLVTEGLTGVIPVDPFSGVQALGVPFDNPPGSTFSYSQRNVDLLSYVLELAIGEPLQEFAQRELFGPIGIARGDYYWARDRSGHTYGYAHLMIPPDDLARLGMLAANGGQWQGREIVSRAYLDRATTASATNHCYGYLFWLGPDCAENAEFLPADTFSMSGLGLQHVFVIPSLDLLVVWTGVFGVHTDQGPSGILQYGMEVSHEFFRELFAAFYDPPVPDPGQFVQPPLRFDASKYFDADIALAVFGLGPDAYPGCNALSCLNTPLAPPFSDAPPGCALLACVGPDPRTPGIH; encoded by the coding sequence ATGGTGCGCATGCGCGGGGGGTTGGCCGGCGCGGTGGCGGTGGCGATCTTGATCTTCGGCAGTGTGATCGCGCATGCGCAGCCGGAGGCGGTATCGCAGGGGGAAATTCGGTGTGCGCAACCGGACGGGCGGGAATTCGAACGGGCCGCGCCGGAGCAGGTCGGGCTGGATGGCCAGCGATTGCGGGACGCGTTGAACTTCGCTGCGAGCCGGAATCGGTTGAATGTGCAGGTTTTCCGACACAATTGCCTGATTGGCGAAGGGTCAGAAAACGCACAAAGCAGACATATTCCGTGGAATGTCTGGAGTGTCACCAAGAGTATTGTTTCGCTGCTCGCCGGAATCGCCTGGGATCAAGGAAAACTGGATATCGACGCGCCCATCGATCGGTACCTTCCGCCGGGCGTGGGTGATCCGGAACATCGGGCGATCACCGTGCGGAATCTGCTCACCGAAACCTCCGGATTGCGGATCGGATTGGTCACCGAGGGACTCACCGGCGTCATTCCGGTGGACCCGTTCAGCGGGGTGCAGGCCCTCGGCGTGCCATTCGACAATCCGCCCGGGAGCACTTTCTCCTACAGCCAGCGCAATGTCGACCTGCTCTCCTATGTGCTCGAACTGGCCATCGGGGAGCCGCTGCAGGAGTTCGCGCAGCGGGAACTGTTCGGCCCCATCGGCATCGCGCGCGGCGACTACTACTGGGCCCGGGACCGCTCCGGGCACACCTACGGTTACGCGCACCTGATGATCCCGCCCGATGACCTGGCCCGGCTCGGCATGCTGGCGGCGAACGGCGGGCAGTGGCAGGGCCGGGAGATCGTCTCGCGCGCCTACCTCGACCGCGCCACCACCGCCTCGGCGACCAACCACTGCTACGGCTATCTGTTCTGGCTCGGCCCGGACTGCGCCGAGAACGCCGAATTCCTGCCCGCGGACACGTTTTCCATGTCCGGACTGGGTCTACAGCATGTGTTCGTCATCCCCAGCCTGGATCTGCTGGTGGTGTGGACCGGTGTCTTCGGCGTGCACACCGATCAGGGCCCGAGCGGAATCCTGCAGTACGGCATGGAGGTTTCGCACGAGTTCTTCCGCGAACTCTTCGCCGCCTTCTACGATCCCCCGGTCCCCGATCCGGGGCAGTTCGTCCAACCGCCGCTGCGGTTCGATGCCTCCAAGTACTTCGACGCCGATATCGCGCTCGCCGTATTCGGGCTCGGCCCGGATGCCTACCCGGGTTGTAATGCGCTGTCCTGCTTGAATACTCCGCTCGCGCCACCGTTCAGCGACGCACCGCCCGGCTGCGCGTTACTGGCGTGCGTCGGCCCGGATCCGCGCACCCCGGGCATTCATTGA
- a CDS encoding SDR family oxidoreductase yields the protein MTTADSATVQRVVVMGGSSGIGEATATLFAAERAEVVITGRTQDKIDAALARIGGKSTGYRMDGTDQADITAFFAQSGPIDHLVIAVSGAAGSGAFADLDLDDLEAGFTQKFWPQVRILKAALPQLTSTGSVTLVTAASARSAFAGTSGLAAVNGALEAMVRPLAIELAPARVNAVSPGVIDTPWWDRVPEAQRRDLFDGLAATTPVGRVGHPDEIARAIHSLATNGFVTGVVLEVTGGANLPTGR from the coding sequence ATGACCACAGCGGATTCAGCCACCGTCCAGCGCGTCGTCGTCATGGGCGGCAGCTCCGGCATCGGCGAGGCCACCGCCACCCTGTTCGCCGCGGAGCGGGCCGAAGTGGTGATCACCGGCCGCACCCAGGACAAGATCGACGCGGCCCTGGCCCGCATCGGCGGCAAGAGCACCGGCTACCGCATGGACGGCACCGATCAAGCCGATATCACCGCCTTCTTCGCACAGTCCGGTCCGATCGACCACCTGGTTATCGCGGTCAGCGGAGCGGCGGGCAGCGGCGCCTTCGCCGACCTGGACCTCGATGACCTGGAGGCCGGTTTCACGCAGAAATTCTGGCCCCAGGTCCGCATCCTGAAAGCCGCTCTCCCGCAACTGACTTCGACCGGATCGGTCACCCTCGTCACCGCGGCCTCGGCTCGGTCGGCCTTCGCCGGAACCTCGGGCCTGGCCGCCGTCAACGGCGCGCTGGAGGCAATGGTGCGCCCGCTCGCCATCGAACTGGCCCCCGCCCGCGTCAACGCGGTTTCGCCGGGCGTCATCGACACCCCGTGGTGGGATCGGGTTCCGGAGGCGCAGCGCCGCGACCTCTTCGACGGGCTCGCCGCCACCACCCCGGTCGGCCGGGTCGGTCATCCGGACGAAATCGCCAGGGCCATCCACTCTTTGGCGACCAACGGTTTCGTCACCGGCGTGGTTCTCGAGGTCACCGGCGGCGCGAACCTGCCCACCGGTCGCTGA
- a CDS encoding ATP-binding protein, producing the protein MTDDPVITELLTVLEQNPELLSLRLRVVELLADRERYADALTHCATALGQDPGNAVAMTLLQRCSAALAGGASPAPVAVPEAPESMRGNGFDWAAAEAEVGDIIKPAFVDDDGEPLAAAEGDVDLFQPPKISLSEVGGMENVKRQLELSLLGPLRNPELAKAFGTSARGGLLLYGPPGCGKTFIASAVAGELGANFYPIEIAEILDIHLGASERNLHQIFEVARRNAPCVLFIDEVDALGYKRSQLSGSAGLRTVVNQLLTEMDSATGDNEGVYILGATNHPWDIDVALRRPGRFDRMILVTLPDPDARVSILRHHLKDRPVEGIDLKAIALRTDGFSGADLAHIATSATQLAMADSLRAGAVRPIRMSDIDQALTQIRPSTNAWFESARNVVEFANNDGAYDELATYMKRMKLR; encoded by the coding sequence TTGACCGACGATCCGGTGATCACCGAACTGCTGACCGTGCTCGAGCAGAACCCGGAGCTGCTGTCCCTGCGTCTGCGCGTGGTCGAGCTGCTCGCCGATCGCGAACGCTACGCCGACGCACTCACCCACTGTGCCACCGCGCTCGGCCAGGATCCCGGTAACGCGGTCGCCATGACGCTGCTGCAGCGCTGTTCCGCCGCACTGGCGGGTGGTGCGAGCCCGGCGCCGGTCGCGGTGCCGGAGGCCCCGGAATCCATGCGTGGCAACGGTTTCGACTGGGCCGCCGCCGAGGCCGAGGTCGGCGACATAATCAAACCCGCCTTCGTGGACGACGACGGCGAACCCTTGGCGGCCGCCGAGGGCGATGTGGATCTGTTCCAGCCGCCCAAGATCTCCCTCTCCGAGGTCGGCGGTATGGAGAATGTGAAGCGGCAGCTGGAACTCTCACTGCTCGGCCCGCTCCGAAATCCCGAGCTGGCCAAGGCATTCGGTACCAGCGCGCGAGGCGGCCTGCTGCTGTACGGCCCGCCCGGCTGCGGTAAGACCTTCATCGCCTCGGCGGTGGCGGGGGAGCTCGGCGCGAACTTCTACCCCATCGAGATCGCCGAGATCCTCGATATCCACCTGGGCGCGAGCGAACGCAACCTGCACCAGATCTTCGAGGTGGCGCGCCGCAATGCGCCCTGCGTGCTGTTCATCGACGAGGTCGACGCGCTCGGCTACAAGCGCAGCCAGCTGTCCGGCTCCGCGGGTCTGCGCACGGTGGTGAATCAGCTGCTCACCGAGATGGATTCGGCCACCGGCGATAACGAGGGCGTCTACATCCTCGGCGCGACCAACCACCCCTGGGATATCGACGTGGCCCTGCGCCGCCCCGGCCGCTTCGACCGCATGATCCTGGTGACCCTGCCCGATCCGGACGCCCGCGTCTCGATCCTGCGCCACCACCTGAAGGACCGCCCCGTCGAGGGCATCGACCTCAAGGCGATAGCCCTGCGCACCGACGGGTTCTCCGGCGCGGATCTGGCCCACATCGCCACCTCCGCAACCCAATTGGCGATGGCGGACTCCCTGCGCGCCGGAGCCGTCCGCCCCATCCGCATGTCCGACATCGACCAGGCCCTGACCCAGATCCGCCCCAGCACCAACGCCTGGTTCGAATCCGCCCGCAACGTAGTCGAATTCGCCAACAACGACGGCGCCTACGACGAACTCGCCACCTATATGAAGCGCATGAAGCTGCGCTGA
- a CDS encoding TetR/AcrR family transcriptional regulator yields MAEAEQQIQSVWTREPARSRRRDQPALSREQIVSEALALLDAEGMEALSMRKLGTRLGAGATSLYTHVANKEELMELITDAVFGELTPPVAGPDGWRPAMLAFSHDLRELMLRHPWLSSVLGEMGLLYLAPNMLRLNESVLSLLEDAGFAPADADLAVTVIFSFVIGLALSEAAAQITIRRSGLDEVDWYRKLMPAAEIAARPYPTLHRRYLNFSEKTAVPDADMSRIRTENFDLQIGRVLDGLDPEFRAGR; encoded by the coding sequence ATGGCCGAGGCAGAACAGCAGATTCAGTCGGTGTGGACCCGGGAGCCCGCGCGCAGCCGTCGCCGCGATCAACCCGCGCTCAGCCGCGAGCAGATCGTCTCCGAAGCGCTCGCCCTACTCGATGCCGAGGGCATGGAAGCGCTGAGCATGCGCAAGCTCGGCACCCGGCTCGGCGCGGGCGCGACCTCGCTCTATACGCATGTGGCCAATAAGGAAGAGCTCATGGAGCTCATCACCGATGCGGTCTTCGGCGAACTCACCCCACCGGTGGCCGGACCCGACGGCTGGCGGCCCGCCATGCTGGCCTTCAGTCACGATCTGCGCGAGCTGATGCTGCGGCATCCGTGGCTGTCCTCGGTGCTGGGCGAAATGGGATTGCTCTATCTCGCACCGAATATGTTGCGGCTCAACGAATCCGTACTCAGCCTGCTGGAGGACGCGGGATTCGCGCCCGCGGACGCCGATCTCGCCGTAACCGTGATCTTCTCCTTCGTCATCGGGTTGGCGCTGAGCGAGGCCGCCGCCCAGATCACCATCCGGCGCAGCGGCCTCGATGAGGTCGACTGGTATCGAAAGCTCATGCCCGCGGCCGAAATCGCCGCCCGCCCCTATCCCACCCTGCACCGGCGCTACCTCAACTTCTCCGAGAAGACCGCCGTACCCGATGCGGATATGTCTCGGATACGGACCGAAAACTTCGATCTTCAGATCGGCCGCGTGCTCGACGGGCTCGATCCGGAGTTTCGCGCCGGACGCTGA